The genomic interval AAACCACgtacatacactgcgagctttatgacacgtcgcattgtcctgctggtagatgccatcatcctgaggaaaagcatttcgcatgtaggggtgaacatggtccgcaaggatagatgcatacttgtgctgatccatcgtgccttccacaatgatgagtgcacccagacggctgatgacacgtgccttctgccattggttatttaacgttaacgtcaaaagtaggcgctggtcacattaatatgactggactgtgtataaaatatgcaaatctattctccaggatttaattaggagaacagtgcactctgtatgtgaCCGTGTATAATAAGTAAGTGAATGAGTAATATGGGAAACGGTATTAGAAGGCGGAGGCTGCATGCTGTAATGTAAGCTTCATCCAATGCTTTGTTGTCTCGGTACAGGCTCAGCAAGTGGAAGACTTCCAAAAACTACGCAAGACAGCAGAAGAAATGAATCTCTTTCAAGCCAGTTGGGTATTTTTTAGTCTTTACTTAGCACACATCCTGGTCTTGGAGTTTCTTGCTTGGAAGACCCTCTGCTACCTTGGTACAGGATGGATACCAACCCTTATCATCGTTCTACTGCTGACAATATCTCAGGTCCGTTATTAGCATTACCCTTCTCATTCCTTAAAGAGACCTATAGCATGCTAATCCACAATGAAGCGTAACCTATGTATCACTGTATTTACCCCGCAGGCCCAGGCTGGATGGCTGCAGCATGATTTTGGACATCTATCCGTCTTCAAGAAGTCAAAATGGAACCACATCGGTCACAAGTTTGTCATTGGCCATCTAAAGGTGATTGGGACTATAATATGGTAGATGGCAGATTAGGATACAATTCTGTATTAAGGAATTTGGAGTCGATAGTCAGGATCCTCTTCTCTTGGCCAGGGGGGATGAGTGGTTACATATAccatctctctctggaggactcgTCCTATTCTGTTACAtagacattgatttcaatgggaactgtgtaatacttcatttcctcctgtggtggcgctgcagggaaattaaacACTTACTGCCAGACAACCCCACAGATAACAGATGATTTTTTTCTGGGGAACTCAAACTAGAGACACTTTCTGATCAGCTTATTGCCAAGAGTTTTCTAACAAGTAGGGATTGTTATAAGGTATCAGTGTACTTTGCACTAATGTCTGACTGTCTGGTCCAAAACCAAAAATTCAAGAAAATCTCTCAAGAACATGACATATATGCTTTTGTATGTGGGATTACATGGGTGAGACCTAGGCACACGGTCTTGCTTCCCAGCTCACAAGTATCTATGTGTCCACAGGGAGCATCGGCCAACTGGTGGAACCATCGGCATTTTCAGCATCACGCCAAACCTAACATCTTCAGCAAGGATCCAGACGTCAACATGGTACACATTTTTGTACTGGGTGACACACAACCAGTGGAGGTATGAGTCTATAAATCTACTAACTTGTtcctataatacagtatattgttgtaAGCTGACCATACACTTTAGAATATTGTCTGAATCCTACAATTTCAACGGGACCAGTTGACCATCTACTGTGTATGGACCTCCTGACGGTCCTCCAGCAGATGTAGTGAAGTCAACATGGAAGTCCTATCCTTTTCCAGCTTCATGTGTGTATGGGGAAGGATGACTATCtgaagtgtatggccagcctatGTCACCTATTGTATAGAAGGAAGCCGTGATTTCTCTAATGTAGGTGCACGCCTCTATATCTGTAAATCTTTTCCTCTTCTTTACAGTACGGCAAGAAGAAGATAAAGTATCTGCCCTATAACCACCAACACCAGTACTTCTTTCTGAGTGAGTAATTGGATTTATAAGGGGATTACTGGTTTATGTAGGAGCACAGGTAAAAATACACAAGTCTCCGGGAGAGAGAAAATCCAGATCCTTTTAGTCTGTCCTGCCTTATGTTTTCCGACAGGGAAGGACGATACAGCTCTTCATATTTTAACACAACTAAACTTAGAAGGCGCAAGTGTAAAAAACTGTCTAATATATAGGTGTCTACCACCTCACCCAAGCATAGTCAGTTgcaaccaccatgttacagagcacattatactgaTCAACAACAcacctctgttatgtatgtcacttttgtagaggaAAACTTTTGGAGGAAGACCACTTTGGATTGTTATGCAATTGAGGCAGTCGGTGCACTTGGGCGGCGGGCTTTCAGCTCCCTCTTGCCACTTAGACCCCTAATATCTTCTGCCTTTGCAGTGGGAGTTGATCCTCCTACTTCTGTAATAGCGCCCATACTACTTGAACAGCAAGAGTAGTGCACCCAGGGCTGAGGACCTGCTCCCAGTGCAGAGGAATGTCGGACAGGTAAAGATTTGTTTTATAGTAGACTCAGAATTacctaaaaaaatttaaattagcACTGATTCCCCCCCCTCTTTATACCACCTGGGTCTACCATGGGTTACAGCCCAAAGCGGTGACCCTCCTCCATCAGTGATTGTCTGAGTAGCATTGTGAgtctagagcagggatagggaaccttcggctctccagctgctgtgaaactacaactcccaacatgctccattcacatccatgggagttccaagaacagaagagcaagtatgcatgctgggagttgcagttttgcaacagctggagagccgtacgttccctacccctggtctagaggaaCCAGGAAGGACAAAAAGTGCAAGGAACCAGGGAAGCGGAGGTAACCCATGTGGTGCTGATTCCTGATAAATTGCCATAAATGTCTTTGCTTGACATGAGCGGTAATGTTCCTTTTTCTTCTTGCAGTTGGGCCTCCACTTTTGATACCGTTGTACTTCACAGTTCAGATTATGAAGACAATGATAACTCGCCACGACTGGGTGGTAAGTACCCTCTGTATGACTTACTGTCCATCCATAGAACATCAACAAGTAAATACGTAATTGCTGAAGAAATATATAAGAAAAGGCATTTACATccaaatatatgtgtgtgtgtatatatgtgtgtgatatatatatttatatatattaatacacatatatatatatatatatatatatatatatatatatacacacacacacacacatatatatatatatatatatatatatatatatatatatatatattgtagtaagccaatggctggtcaggtattggagggggtgtacatcttgcccatactactcaggtgggtgagatgagaaaactccaggaatgtttgttctcagcagacaacttttgtctgctgagcattttggtaaatgctcagtattgggctggatttttaggaatggcaggtaggttggtagtgggacctgtcattccaccccgctccagtccacacttttggGATGTTTCATCAGcgattcagctgcagagagtctcctcttcaaggaggcttaagaagtcagctccatcagcaacactttggcagagtttggctggagagctgacagagaggtcatatttttggagctgtgtcctgagtgattctactggcttttggatttctgttactctaggtgaggtaacctattctatgtttagttagagcctagccgggcaggtatttatttttgtattaaactctacctttgttttggactaaagaaactggacttgtatgtctatgccaccccacctggcaaccccagaccctgacaatatatatatatatatatatatatatatatatatatatatatatatatttatttatatagacacacacatatttatATGGGTTTATAAAAACGAAGTACTGCTATTATACTGACTCATAATCTTCACATATTTGACCTATTTTGCAGGATTTGGCTTGGTCATTTTCTTATTACACTCGTTTCTTTATTACTTTTGTTCCTTTCTTCGGATTTTTTGGATCCATCGTCCTGCTCTTCACTGTCAGGTATGACCCTTCTTACATGTCATCGTGTCCCGATCCTATCTGATCTTGTTTTATTAACATATTACGTTTATCAGCGAAACTTTCCCAACTTCATGTAATGGGAGGTTATAAAATGTGATAAACAGCCGCAAATGATAAGAGCCTGGAATATCCACATGGTATGATCCTCCGAGTGAAGGATAATAAAGATCTCCATTCCAGGATCGAGGCTGAGAGCCagcgttgtggaaaagctgcagtttttgctgtggttttaaaagcaaagccaggagtggatgtagtagaagggagaagtataagaacttcctctatattttgCATTCTTTTTGAAGCCACTTTTGTCTTTGCCTCAAATAATCGCAGTAAAATAACCATAAACGTGACGTCAGCCTTGAAGAGATCCTGTCAGGATGACTTGGGACACTAAAACactcacaggtccttatggaacaTGGGTTTACTGTCCTAAATCAGCCTGTTGTAAAGCCATCAGCGCCCGCACTAAATATAAAACtgcactattattattaatattattgttaaagaggacctttcatggtttggggcacaggcagttctatatactgctggaaagccaacagtgcgctgaattcagcgcactgtcggctttcccgatctttgCCCCGGGTATAGCggtaccggtactgtagctctttacagtcagaaggacgttcctgacactctgtcacgaccgtccttctgtacaaccagcgcctatagcgctgtactgtgtgagcggggaggaacgccccctccctctgctcacagtgctcatccatagacgagtattatcacacagtacagcgatattggcgttcctccccggtctcagagcacagtgctattggcgctgcttgtacagaaggacggtcctgacagagtgtcagaaacgcccttctgactgtggagagctacagtactggtaccgctagctcttcacttgGGGCACAGATCGGCAAAGCCACTCATATGCATTCCGTCCTTGTCAACCGAAATGACTGATTTAGGAGCGAATAGACCTGTTTAGTTGTTGATGGTCCATTGATCAATAGGGCGGCCACATGACAGCCAACTGAAATCcaaagtgtatggccagcctcAGTCCTATAGGTATAGCGTTATAATAATGAGCTTTGTCTTTGaccttttttttaggttttttgagTCTCATTGGTTTGTGTGGGTCACGCAGATGAATCACATCCCCATGGAAATTGAtcatgaaaaatacagagatTGGCTAGGGAGTCAGGTAAGAACCAGCCTTCTTGTGACTAACCTGTAGAGGTACGTTGTTCAGTATTAATACGTTTCCACCACTGGGtattgttaaagggaacctgtcaccttcAACATTGTGTCTGATCTGCAGGCAACATGATATGGAGGTGGATAAGCTGTGCACAGaggtatattttttatgttttagtgccatttctatgcttaggagtccagggggcagGACTATTTAGTGATTGACATTCTTCCATGCATACAGATAGCTGTCAATTCCTGAtcggaccgcccactggactcctaaacggAACAAAAACAGggatgtacatgaatataatacaagttatactgaacctTTTCCACAAAACTATGTATATCAATTTGCTCAGCTGATAATGACACCTGCTATGTTGCCTGTAGACAGAACTGCATGTACAATGtgacagagtccctttaagaCTGTAATATATAAGGGGATGATAGAAAGGGGATCAAAGTTACGTATAGCAGCCTAACTGTAAATTCTCTCCATATCTGCAGCTGGCAGCAACATGCAATATTGAGCAATCTTTCTTCAATGACTGGTTCAGTGGACACCTCAACTTTCAGATTGAACATCAGTGAGTAGACCAAGTTGTATAGGACTATTAGTATGTGTCAGTTGTCAATTGATGGGGCTAAGAAGAGACAGATATGCTATAATAATGGTCTCCCATCTGTGCCTGTcctgctgttg from Leptodactylus fuscus isolate aLepFus1 chromosome 7, aLepFus1.hap2, whole genome shotgun sequence carries:
- the LOC142213160 gene encoding fatty acid desaturase 2-like codes for the protein MGKGGQNGGSCSSDCVKSEPRYTWEEVQKHNTKTDKWLVIDRKVYNITDWVRRHPGGIRVISHYSGEDASEAFQAFHPDLNFVRKFLKPLYVGELAENEPSQDRGKNAQQVEDFQKLRKTAEEMNLFQASWVFFSLYLAHILVLEFLAWKTLCYLGTGWIPTLIIVLLLTISQAQAGWLQHDFGHLSVFKKSKWNHIGHKFVIGHLKGASANWWNHRHFQHHAKPNIFSKDPDVNMVHIFVLGDTQPVEYGKKKIKYLPYNHQHQYFFLIGPPLLIPLYFTVQIMKTMITRHDWVDLAWSFSYYTRFFITFVPFFGFFGSIVLLFTVRFFESHWFVWVTQMNHIPMEIDHEKYRDWLGSQLAATCNIEQSFFNDWFSGHLNFQIEHHLFPTMPRHNYCKIAPLVRSLCKKYNVNYEEKGLYSAMCDVVGSLRKSGELWLDAYLHK